GTCGATTTGGGGCGACTCGTTGTGGGCTGCGGCGACCAGCAACTCGGCCGCCGTGTGTTGTATCCCACGTAATCTCAAGAGCGGAATCTCAGAATGATTCGTCGGGCGACAGGGTGGATAATCTCGGATTGCTTCGTGCGACGAAAGACTGTGAGAAACAGGAAAGTCAGAACGGCAGGTCATCGTCATCGGCAAGGAGGTCGATGGTGGGCGACGGAGCAGACTGAGGCGGATCACGGAGTTCGGCATAGTAGCGCAGCAGCTGGCGTTGGTAGCGGTGCTCGAAGTGGTCGGCGATGGCATAGAGGAGTTCAAGGAGCCGTGCGACGACCTCGGCGTCGAGATCATCGGGCACGCGCTGCAGGCACAGCGGGCAGGAAGGACAACTCATGACGGTGCTCCTGGAGCCCGCATCAGGGACGCAATTCGTCGAGGGCGCGCTGCAGGTGGTCGGTGTTGACGGTGCGAGCGCCGTCGAGGGCAGCGGCCGACAGAGCATAGTGGGCGATACGGTTGACTTGACGCGGCAGGCCGCGGGATGCCTGGAACAACGCCTCAGCGGCGGGCGGCTCGAACAGAGGCAGTTCGCAGCCGGCCAGACGCAGGCGGTGAGTGAGGTAGGCGTCGAGTTCATCGCGTTGCAGGCCGGCGATGTGATGGCGCACGACGAGGCGCTGACTGAGCGATTCGTGAACCGCCATGGACAGCCTGCGGCGCAGTTCGGTGAGGCCGACCAGAAGCAGGCACAGGCGGTGTTCGGAGTCCATCGAATAGTTGGTGAGATATGCCGCCAGCGGCATATCTCACCCTATGCCGACCGACGGAATATGCCGCGTGATCGAGCGTGAGCGGGAGTTCGGTGGGCTCCAGCAGGTGCAACGGCGGTGAACGCGCCACGAGAGGCGGCATAATCATGGCGTCATAGTCGAGACTTTCTCCCCCGGATCGGTGATCCGAGGGAGGAGGTATCGTGGATAAACCATCGCGCGTTCGCATGAGCGGTCCGCTCGAGCCATATCGACATGGCTTCACCGCGGATCTGAGGCGACTCGGCTACTCCAAATTCACGGTCGTGGCGCTGTTGCACTTGATGGCGCATCTGAGCCGCTGGCTGGAATATCAAGGGCTTGGTACGGATGATCTTACGGACGACTGCGTAGAGCGGTTTCTTGCCATCCGGCGTGCCAGTGGCCAGGTCCGGCGTCTGTCACCTCGGGGGCTGATTCCGCTCCTGGACTACCTGCGTGGATTGGATGTCGCCCCGGAGCCACTTCCGCCGGTGGCGTCGACCCCGCTGGAGCGTCTGCTGGAGGAGTTTACCCGCTATCTGCTGGACCAACGCGGCCTGACGGCGGGCACTGTGACCAACTACCAGTGGATGGCTCGGGCGTTTCTTTCGGTGCGGGGCCAGCAAGCCCTCGATTTGGACTGTCTTGGAGCCGACGACGTATGCGCTTTCCTGCTCACTGAAGCCAACCAGCGTAGCGCCGGTTCGCTCAACAACATCGTGACGGCGCTACGGGCGTTGCTTCGTTTTCTGCACCTGCGCGGCTACACCGCGCAGTCGCTGGCGGAGGCGGTGCCTCGGGCGGCGGACTGCTGGAGTGGGCCACCGCAGCCGCTGTTGGATGCCGACGACGTGACGCGCCTGCTGACCAGTTGTGATCGACGGACCAGCGCCGGACGGCGTGATCACGCGATGCTGACAGTACTGGCGCGGTTGGGACTGCGAGCCGCGGAGGTCGCCGCTCTGACCGTCGATGATGTCCACTGGCGAGCCGGAGAAATCGTCGTATGCGGCAAGGGCGGCCAGCGTGACCGGCTGCCGCTACCCGACGATGTGGGCCAAGCGCTGGCCGGCTGCTGTCGGCGTGGCCGCCGTCGAGGTGAGGACCGCCACCTGTTCCTGCAGGTGCGTGCACCCTACCGAGGATTGGTCCCGGGTTCCGTCTCAGCAGTGGTGGTGCGGGCGTGTCAGCGTGCGGGATTACCACCGGTGGGCGCACACCGACTGCGGCATACCGCTGCCAGTTGCGCTCCGTCGCGCCGGGGTGCCCATGGCCGAGATCAACCAACTGCTGCGTCACCGCTATCTCGTGACCACCGCGCGGTACGCGCACGAAGACCTCGATGCGCTCGCCGAGGTGGCTTGTCCGTGGCCGGGAGGTACAGCGTGAGTCGGCTCCATGCGCTCCTGGACGACTATCTGGCACTGCGTCGCGGGCTGGGATTCAAGCTCCGCGAACAGCGGCTGTTGCTGCCTGGATTCGTCGATTTCGTCGAGCAGGCTGGGGCGGAGTCGGTAACGGTCGAGTTGGCTCTCGCGTGGGCCAAGACTCCATCCGGTGTGGACCCGTTTCGGTGGAAGCAGCGGCTTTCGATGGTACGCGGGTTCGCCCGCTATGTGCACGCCTTCGACCCGGCCACCGA
This Spirochaetaceae bacterium DNA region includes the following protein-coding sequences:
- a CDS encoding tyrosine-type recombinase/integrase, with protein sequence MDKPSRVRMSGPLEPYRHGFTADLRRLGYSKFTVVALLHLMAHLSRWLEYQGLGTDDLTDDCVERFLAIRRASGQVRRLSPRGLIPLLDYLRGLDVAPEPLPPVASTPLERLLEEFTRYLLDQRGLTAGTVTNYQWMARAFLSVRGQQALDLDCLGADDVCAFLLTEANQRSAGSLNNIVTALRALLRFLHLRGYTAQSLAEAVPRAADCWSGPPQPLLDADDVTRLLTSCDRRTSAGRRDHAMLTVLARLGLRAAEVAALTVDDVHWRAGEIVVCGKGGQRDRLPLPDDVGQALAGCCRRGRRRGEDRHLFLQVRAPYRGLVPGSVSAVVVRACQRAGLPPVGAHRLRHTAASCAPSRRGAHGRDQPTAASPLSRDHRAVRARRPRCARRGGLSVAGRYSVSRLHALLDDYLALRRGLGFKLREQRLLLPGFVDFVEQAGAESVTVELALAWAKTPSGVDPFRWKQRLSMVRGFARYVHAFDPATEVPPDGLLAYRRSRPTPFLFSHQEIAALLVATDTLRPLLRAVTCRTLFGLLAVTGLRVGEAIGLDRDDVDPARRLLTVRYTKFNKSRLLPLHPSTSAALATYTQERDRLCPKPKAASFFVSTAGTRLLYPVVRKVFVDLAKDVGIQPRSPSCRPGLHGLRHSFVVNTLLGWYRDGVDVAAKLPALAAYLGHSHPASTYWYLQAVPELLTTAAHRLGGGHAWGGLP